The genome window TGCCGTAACATACACGGACATTCTTATGAGTTGCACGTAACAATCAGCTCAGTTAAGGCTGACGATACCTGCTTTCCGGCCCCCGGCTTTATAATTGATTTTAAAGAATTAAAGCAGTTGGTAAACCGGGCGGTAATTGAAAAGTTTGACCATAAACTGGTGCTATCCCGTGGGTATCTATCCAAATTTCCGGCATTAAAGACGCTTGAAAACCTGGAAATTCTGGAAGCAGAGCCATCCGTAGAGAACCTGCTGCTCTATTCAAAACAAGCCATTAGCGAAATGCTTCCGCCAACGCTTACCCTGCAGCGGTTAAAACTGTATGAAACAAAAAGTTCGTATGCTGAATGGCTGGCAAGTTAAATTGCTGTAGGTATTAGGAGGGAGGGCACACCCTCCGGGTAAAGGTGCCCTCCCTAAAAGCCAGATGCCGTAAATAATAATTTACTCTGCCTTTTCTTTTGGGCCGCGTTTGTAAATAATCAGCCCGTTTAAAAAGTTACGCAGGATCTGGTCGCCGCAGGGTTTAAAATTGGGATGATCTTCCTTGCGAAAGATAGCGCCCAGTTCAGTTTTGGTGATCCTGAAGTTAGCCAGGTTTAAAACCTCTATAATATCATCATCGGTAAAATGCATGGCTACCCTTAGCTTTTTCATGATATCATTATTGCTCATATCTGTTTTGTTATGGTTATATTGAAATTTCGATTTTAACTTTTTTATTTTTTATTTTTTCGGCTTTCAGCAGTTCAACGGTTCGTTTGGCGCGGTTTCGCTTAACTGCAGCATAGGATGAATGATCCAGCACTTCTATCAGGCCCAGGTCTTCTTTTGCCAGTTCGCCTTTCTGTAACAGTAAACCAACAATATCAACCTTGTTGATTTTGTCTTTCTTTCCCGCGCCTATATATATGGTTACCCAGGGTGCTGGTTTTGGTACCGGCAGGTCGGCCGGCAATACCTCAATTTCAGGCTCCTGTTCCAGGTACTTCAGTTTTTCGTCTTCTGTTAATATCAAATAGGCTGTTCCTTTGGCATGCATCCTGGCTGTGCGGCCATTGCGGTGCAAAAAGGCCTCTTCATTATGCGGAAGCTGATAGTGTACAACATATTCAATTTCAGGAATGTCCAGCCCTCTTGAAGCAAGGTCGGTAGTTATCAGCAGCCGGTGGCTTCCGTTCCTGAATTTCAACAAGGCGCGCTCCCGGTCTTCCTGCTCCATTTTACCGTGAAAAATATCATGCACCAGCCCCCGTTCCCATAAAAGCTCGCTTATGCGCTCAACGGCGTCGCGGTGATTGCAAAATACCAGGGTAGCTTTATCCCCGATCAGACAAAGCAAAGAAAATAACGTATCAAGCTTATCAGCAGCGGGTGATATGACCGCTTTTAATTTAAGATCAGGAACATTTGTTTCATTTTGAAGGAAATCAACTTCAGTAGGGTTCTTAATCCCGGTGAATGAAGGGATCTCATCCATTTTGGTGGCTGATGTAAGGATGCGTTTGTTTAAATTACCAAGTTGCCTGATGATATAAGTCATGTCTTCCTGGAAACCAAACTCAAGCGCTTTATCAAACTCATCCAAAATCAATGTTTTTATGGTGCTTGTAGTAAAGCTCTCGCGGCGCAGGTGATGGCCAATTCTACCCGGCGTGCCAACTAATACCGCAGGTGGCTGCGAAAGGTTATTCCGCTCAATTTTTACGGGATGCCCGCCATAACAAACGTTTACCTTAAAGCCGCTGCCTATCGCCTTAAAAACCTGCTCTATTTGTAAAGCCAGTTCTCTTGACGGTACAAGGATCAATGCCTGCACGGTTGAGATATTTTCATCAAGCAATGATAGTAAAGGCAGTAAAAAGCCAAGTGTTTTTCCCGATCCGGTTGGAGAAAGTAAAATCACATCCCCTTTCTTCGCGGCATCAAGTGCAGCATACTGCATTTTGTTTAATTCGGAGATCTTTAACTTTTCTAACGCTTGCTTTATCATTTGCTGTAAAGATACAGAATAAAGAAATAGCGCAACCGACGGCAGCGTGTTGTTATAACTTCATTAATTTTAAGATCATCATACCTGATCCTTATCCCGAACGCTAAAAAATATTTATTAAATGCTCAAAGCCTGGTTATTTATTAAACTAATTGTTCTAAATTAGGATTACCTTAAAATACATCACGATGAAAAAGATTAATATTATCTACTGGATCTCAAACGGCTTATTGATGGCGCTGATGCTGAGTTCAGCAATCCCGGGCGTTATGGGTACTGCCGACTCGCAGGCATTTGTTGTTACACATTTGCATTATCCAACTTATTTTGGAGCGCTGTTGGGCGCAGCAAAAATTTTAGGGGTTATCGCTTTAATTATTCCGGGCTATCCAACAATAAAAGAGTGGGCATACGCCGGCTTTGCTTTTGACCTGATGTTCGCTTTATCTTCATTTATTCCAGTGGGTGATCCGTTTAAAGGCTGGGCACCATTTATTGTCTTTTTTGCATTATTTATAATTTCTTATACTTATTACCGCAAACGCATAACGGCGAAGGCTGCCGGCATTTCCTGAATTCTCCTATGAACGAATATACATCTACCCATAAAATAAAACGTTTTTTCTCTTTATTAAAACAGGCGATAGCAGGGAGCGAACAGGATTACACAACAGGCAGCATCCGCAAGGCAGTATTTCTGCTGGCCATCCCCATGATTATGGAAATGATGATGGAGTCTGTTTTTGCGGTGGTTGATATTTTTTTTGTAGGCAAACTTGGCAATGAGGCCGTAGCCACGGTTGGGCTAACGGAGTCGGTCCTTAGCCTGGTTTATTCAGTGGCAATTGGTTTAAGCATGGCGGCAACTGCGCTGGTTGCCCGCAGGGTGGGCGAAAAAAATCTTTCGGAAGCTGCACACGCAGGCATGCAGACAATTGTATTTGCCATCGGTCTCTCGGTTATTATTGCCGCTACAGGCGTTTATGCCGCAGAAGACATCTTGCGCCTGATGGGGGCAAATAAGAAAATGATTGCTGACAATATTGTTTACACCCGCATCATGTTCGGCGGCAACATTGTGATCATGCTGCTGTTTCTCATTAACGGTATTTTTAGGGGAGCGGGCGATGCCAGTATTGCCATGCGCAGCCTCTGGATAGCAAATATTTGCAATATTATCCTTTGCCCTTTGCTTATTTACGGGTGGGGGCCAGTTCCTGCTTTAGGTTTAAAGGGAGCGGCCATTGCCACCACATTTGGGCGGGGAATAGGCGTTTTGTACCAGCTTTATCGCCTTTTCATCCGTAAAGGGTTGCTGAATTTTTATGCGCATCAGTTACGGCCAAGTCGCGTGTTATTGCTGCAAATTGTAAAAATAGGGAGCACCGGTACCATCCAGTTCCTGGTCAGTTCAGCAAGCTGGATCTTCCTTGCGCGCTTAATGGCCGATTTTCATGAAGCCGCTATGGCCGGGTACCAGGTATCAATCCGCCTGCTTATATTTTTCCTGCTCCCGGCATGGGGTATGAGTAATGCGGCCGCAACGCTAACGGGTCAAAATCTTGGGGCCGGCAAACCGGAACGCGCAGAGCAAAGTGTTTGGACAACCGCAGGATATACCATGATATTTATGGTGTGTGTGAGCCTGTTCTTTTTCCTGTTCGGTACGCCTGTGGTTAATTTCATGAACAGCGATCCGCTGGCCAGGCACTATGCCATCCAGTCGTTACGGATTATAAGCCTGGGATATGTTTTCTTCGGTATTGAAATGGTGATGATGAACGCCTTTAACGGGGCAGGAGATACCCGGACGCCAACCTATGTTAACCTGATAGCCTTCTGGCTTTTCCAGATTCCGCTGGCCTTTTTTTTAAGTAAATATTATATCAAAGAACCTAAAGGGGTTTTTTATGCAATCCTGGTATCACAGGTGGTAGCTGCGGCTTTAAGCTATTTTTTGTTTAAAAAAGGAAGCTGGAAAACTGTAAAGGTTTAAGCGTGTTTAAATGATAAAATAAATTCACTTATTATGGTAGAAATATTCAGAACTAACGTGAAAAATAAAAAATTAGCCGTTAAGGTAATCAAGGCCTTAAAATTGCATTTGCCGGCCCTCTATTTCAATTTTGATCTTGACGATTGCGACCGCATTTTGCGGGTACAAAGTAATGACCACCCTGTGGAATGTTTCAAAATATTGCAAATTGTTAAATCACTTTCAATTGAGATCAGCGTTTTTGAAGACTAAAAGATAAAATTGGGGGGCGAAGCTCAATTCGCCATTTTTATTTTGATAACTATCTTTTTAACCAGGTCAAACCCGGCAACTTTTATGTTGGGGCGATGCACGTCTGACGGAAAAAACAGGAAAAACGCAGCAGGTGTTGCTATATAGTACTGGCCTTCCGCATTATAATTTGCACTATCCTTTTCTTCGCTGTATGGTTTGGTAACCGTTGCCTTAGCCAGCGTTGCAACCCCAATAGTTTCCTGTCCCTTTATTACATATTGAAGGTCAATATAATTTCTGTGCGACTCCCACGCAGAATGCTCAAATTCCTTTGACGGTGCTTCAGTTACCGTTGCGAATACATTGGTTCCGTCTATCGGGTATTTGCCCGGCTTTAAGGTGGTAAGGTCGCTGTCTCTTAAAAATGCAAAAGCTTTTTCCCAAAGCGGTTGGTTTTTATGGTACTGTTCTGCAAATGCCACCTTGTTGACCGATGGATTCAGGTCAGGTTTAAATCCATTTTTCCACTCATTTTTATTTATCCATTCCATAGCGCTCTTTTCAGTCCAGCTGTTTTTTGCCTGTTCCTGTGCAAAAGAACGAAAAGATGAGAAAGAAAAAAAGGAAACTAATAGCAGGATTCTAAAATTCATAGCTGGTTTCATGGCGTAAAAGGTTTTAATTTGGCAATGTAATTTAGTTTAATTTGCAGAAACTATTTTAGCTTTTTTGAACAGGCAAATAGTAACTTTGAGTTGTTAACCCTTATTTGCTAATCACCCTTTTTTAAATATTTACAAACATCTAACCCATAAATAGCCTTGAAAGTTTTACATAGCGTACATCCCGAAGATTTTAAAACTTATGATACCGCTTTAATAAGAGAACGTTTTTTAATTGATGGCACCGTGCAAACAGATGTTATTAATTGTGTTTACACCCATTATGACCGCATGATTGTTGGTACGGCAAACCCGGTTAACGGGGAGCTTATGTTAGAAAACTACTCAAACCTGAAGGCTGATTGTTTTTTAGAGCGCAGGGAAATAGGGATAATTAATGTTGCGGGTGACGGAACCATTATTGCTGACGGGCAGGCTTATGAGCTTAAAAAGTTTGATTGTTTATATATTGGCAAAGGGGTAAAACAGGTTTTGTTTTCGAGCAAAAGCAGCATGCATCCCGCTGTTTTTTATATGCTTTCGGCACCGGCGCATAAGGCTTACCCCACTACCTTTATGGCAATAAGTGATGCTGCGAAAGTTGAAGCAGGTGATGTTGCGACTGCTAACCTGCGTACCATCAATAAGTATATCCATGCAGATGGCATTAAAAGTTGCCAGCTGGTAATGGGGCTTACTATTTTAAAACCCGGCAGCGTTTGGAATACTATGCCCCCTCATACGCATGACCGGCGGATGGAGGCTTATTTTTATTTTGATTTACCGGAAGGCCAAAAAATTGTGCATTACATGGGGGAAGGAAAAGAAACCCGCCATATTATGGTAAATAATTACGACGCCGTTGTGTCGCCGCCATGGAGCATTCATGCCGGCAGCGGTACCAGCAATTACAATTTTATATGGGGTATGGCCGGAGAAAATCTGGATTATACAGACATGGATGCAATTTCAATAAGCGATTTAAGGTAGCAGGAGATCACTGGCTATTAAAATAAAACTAAAAATTAAACATAAATAATAACTTAAAAATAAGTCTTGAATCTTTACTCAAGGTTCATGGCGCTTACAGATATGTCAGATAAATTTTCATTAAGCGGAAAAGTAATTGTTGTAACCGGCGGTACAGGTATTTTGGGCAATGCATTTGTTAACGGTATTGTTGAGGCCGGCGGAACGGTAGGGATATTAGGCCGTAACCAGGCAGTAGCAGAAGAGCGTGCTGCAACCATTAACGCAAACGGGGGCAAAGCCATTGCTTTAGTTGCCGATGTAATGAAGATTGATGAACTGGTAGCAGCGAAAACCAAAATTATAGATACCTATGGCAGGATTGATGGCCTGGTGAACGGTGCAGGCGGCAATATGCCACAGGGGGTTTTGCAGCCCGAGGAAGATATTTTTAGCATGAACCTGCAGGGGATGAAAGAAGTGCTTGATTTAAACCTTTGGGGTACTATAAATCCTACACAGGTTTTTGGAGATGCAATTGCCAAAACCGGCAAGGGAAGTATCGTTAATATATCTTCCATGAATTCAAAGCGGGCCATCACTAAGGTATTGGGTTATAATATGGGCAAAGCGGCGGTTGATTGTTATAATCAATGGTTTGCTGTTGAGCTGGCTAACCGTTATGGTGATGCCATCAGGATGAATGCCCTGGCGCCAGGTTTTTTCCTGACCGAACAAAACCGCAATTTACTAACCTTGCCCGAAGGAGGTTATACCGACAGGGGAAGTAAAGTAATAAGAAATACACCTTTTAAAAGGTTCGGGCATCCGGATGAACTGATAGGCGCGATAGTTTGGCTGCTAAGTGATGCATCTGCTTTTGTGACCGGTTCAATGATCTGTGTGGATGGTGGGTTTTCTATTTTTGGCGGCGTGTAATTGTCATTTTAAAGCGTTCTCAAAGCTGTTTTGAGTGGGGGCAGGATTGTTGTTTAATGAGCGTTATTGTAACAAACCTATGGTAACTTGGTTAACTTATAATCAAATATGCATACATTAGTGTACCAATGACAGGTTTTCGCAGAATGTGAACCCTGGCGACCTATACAACTTGTAACCACTATAGCGAAGCACTATGATGAACAAATGGCGTTTTTTATTATTGCCGGTTTTGTTTTTTAATCTTAACGCCTTTTCCCAGGGAAACATATTGCTGCTTGGTAACCCCGCAGCCGAAAAGGTATCAGCCGAACGATTACAGCGGTTAGACCGGCTGATCAAACAATATGTAGACTCGGGCTGGGTTGTTGGTGCCGATGCATTTATAGCCCGGAACGGAAAGATAATTTACAACAAATCCTTCGGGATGGCTGACGCGGAAAAAAAGGTCCCGATGCAGACCGATCATATTTTTCGGATAGCTTCACAAACCAAGGCTATTACCAGCGTTGCGGTAATGATGCTTTATGAGGAAGGCAAGTTCCTGCTTGACGACCCTATTTCAAAATATATCCCTTCATTTGCCCACCCAAAAGTATTGGCCGCCTTCAACCCTAAAGATTCAAGCTATACAACTGTTGCCGCCCGGCGTGAGATTACTATCCGCGATTTGCTGACCCATACTTCGGGTATTGATTACGCACAGATAGGGTCGGCTAATATGAGAGCCATATATGCTAAGAACGGCATTTATGCCGGTTTTGTTTATGATAAACGGTTGCTGGCGGATGCAATTAACAAATTAGGTACTTTACCGCTGGTACACCAACCCGGCGAGCGTTTTACATACGGTTTAAATATTGATGTGCTGGGATACCTGGTTGAAAAATTATCAGGCAAAAGTCTTGACCAGTTTTTTAAAGAAAGGATCTTCAATCCCCTGGGGATGAATGATACCTACTTTTACTTACCGCCGGAAAAATATTCAAGGCTGGTGCCGGTTTATACCACCGGCAAGTTGAATCGCCTTGTTAAAGCGGATGGCAATACTTTTCCTGGCGTTAACTGGGATTATCCCAAAACTGCCGGTACCTATTATGCAGGTGGTGCGGGGCTTAGTTCAACAACAAAGGATTATGCTGCTTTTTTGCAAATGATGCTCAACGGAGGTGTTTATAATGGACACAGATTATTGGCAAGGCACACCGTCGAAATAATGACGATGAATCAGATTGGGAACTTGAATTTGGATAGAAATAAGTTTGGCCTTGGCTTTGAACTGGCTACTAAAGACGGGCAGGCTAAGCTGGGTCAAACCGAAGGCTCATTTAGCTGGGGAGGTTTTTACGGTACTGTTTACTGGGCCGATCCGAAGGAGCGAATGGTGTGCCTGCTGTATGTACAGGAATGGCCTTACCCTCATGGCGAATTATCAGATAAATTTAAGGTGCTGGTTTATTCGGCGCTGGAATAATTTAAACCTGCTCCGAGCATCTAACTATATCAATTATAATATGCTTAACAGAAGAACATTTATTAAAACAACCTCAATTGCCGGGACCACTTTTTTGTTGGCACCGCAACTGGGCAAAGCAGCCGGTTTTTTTAAAGGATCGCCAAATGAAAAGGTGGTGTTAGGTATGATGGGTACCCATAGCCGCGGCCTTTACCTGGCGCAAAACTTCGCTAAAATTCCAAATACCGAGATCGGTTTTGTTTGTGATGTTGATTCAAAAGTTGTTGAAAGTACCATAGCTGATATTTATAAACGCACAGGCAAAAAGCCGGAAGGGTTTACCGATATCCGAAAGTTACTGGAGAAGAAGGACGTAGATGCCATTGTAATAGCGGCACCTGATCATTGGCATGCGCCTGCCGCCATAATGGCTTGCCAGGCCGGCAAAGATGTTTATGTTGAAAAGCCATGCAGCCATAATCCGCATGAAGGTGAATTGCTGGTAGCTGCTTCAAAAAAGTATAATCGGCTTGTACAAATGGGCAGTCAGCGCCGCTCTTTCAATAATGTGCAGCAAATGATCAAGGAATTGCATAGTGGCGTAATTGGCCGTGCTTATTATGCAAAAGGATGGTACACCAACCACCGGGAAAGTATCGGCATTGGTAAGCAGGTTGCCGTACCTTCAAACTTAAACTATGAGCTATGGCAGGGGCCGGCACCGCGAAGGGCTTACCAGGATAACCTGATCCATTATAACTGGCACTGGTTCTGGAACTGGGGGACCGGCGAGGCCCTGAATAACGGCACCCATGAATTGGACGTGATCCGATGGGGATTAGGTGTTGATTTTCCTGATAAAGTTGTTTCAACGGGTGGCCGTTTTCATTTTAAGGATGATTGGCAAACGCCCGATACGCAAAATATATTATATAATTTCCCCAATAATACGGCTGCCGAATGGGAGGGGAGAAGCTGCAATGGTTATAATATGGAGGGCTTAGGGCGAGGTGTCATATTTTATGGTGATAAAGGAACGCTGTTTTATACCGGCGGGAATGGCTACAAGATTTATGACGGCGATAATAAGCTTGTTCGCGAGGTAAAGGACGATGTTCCGGTGGATGCAACCAATAAGGTGAGCCCAACGGAAGCGCTGGACGGCATGCACATGAAGAATTTTATTGAATCTGTGCAGGGGAAGGCAAAACTAAACTGCCCTATTGAAACCGGGTTTAAATCAACCTTGTTGCCGCAGCTTGGGAATATTTCATACCGGATGGATAGGGTTCTGCATATTAACCCGGAGAACGGGCATATAATGAATGATCTTGAAGCGATGAAGCTTTGGAGCAGAGAATATCAAAAAGGCTGGGAGCCGAAAGTATAAGAACCAAAAACATACAAATAACAAGTAATATCTGTAATAGAATGAAAAAATCAATTTCAATTTTTGCTGCAATAATTATAGCTTACATTTTAACAGCCCCGGTAATAGCGGCAGCGCAAAGCACGCCAGGTTTATTTGACGGTAAAACACTGAAAGGCTGGAAACGCATGGCCGGAACAGCCGATTATAAAGTTGAAAACGGGGCAATTGTTGGCACAACGGTGTTGAACTCCGGGAATACATTTCTGGTAACTGAAAAAGAATACGGCGATTTTATTTTGGAGCTGGATACCAAAATTGAAAGCACATTAAGTAATTCGGGCGTTCAAACCCGAAGCCATTACGACCCTGCCGGTAATAATGGAAAGGGTAAAGTTTACGGCAGGCAATTCGAAATTGATCCGTCGGATCGCAAATGGTCTGGCGGGATTTACGACGAAGGCCGCCGGGATTGGCTGTACCCGCTTGATCTGCATGCAAAAGCTAAGGATGTTTTTAAAGTAGGCGAGTATAATCATGTCAGAATTGAATGTATAGGGAATGAAATGCGCACCTGGATAAACGGCGTTGCAATAGCTGATGTAGTTGACACGGTGGACAGCAAGGGCTTTATAGGGCTCCAGGTGCATGCAGTAAGTAAAGAAGAGCAGGCTGGTAAAAAGGTTTACTTTAAAAACCTCCGGATCCAAACGAAAAACCTGAAGCGGGCGCTTTTTCCAAAAGATATTTACACAGTGAATTTATTTCCTAACTCACTTTCTGCAAGTGAAAAGGCGGGTGGATGGAAACTGTTATATGACGGGCACACC of Mucilaginibacter xinganensis contains these proteins:
- a CDS encoding 6-pyruvoyl trahydropterin synthase family protein gives rise to the protein MIVITKIFNFEMAHALDGYDGACRNIHGHSYELHVTISSVKADDTCFPAPGFIIDFKELKQLVNRAVIEKFDHKLVLSRGYLSKFPALKTLENLEILEAEPSVENLLLYSKQAISEMLPPTLTLQRLKLYETKSSYAEWLAS
- a CDS encoding DUF1456 family protein, with the translated sequence MSNNDIMKKLRVAMHFTDDDIIEVLNLANFRITKTELGAIFRKEDHPNFKPCGDQILRNFLNGLIIYKRGPKEKAE
- a CDS encoding DEAD/DEAH box helicase, with amino-acid sequence MIKQALEKLKISELNKMQYAALDAAKKGDVILLSPTGSGKTLGFLLPLLSLLDENISTVQALILVPSRELALQIEQVFKAIGSGFKVNVCYGGHPVKIERNNLSQPPAVLVGTPGRIGHHLRRESFTTSTIKTLILDEFDKALEFGFQEDMTYIIRQLGNLNKRILTSATKMDEIPSFTGIKNPTEVDFLQNETNVPDLKLKAVISPAADKLDTLFSLLCLIGDKATLVFCNHRDAVERISELLWERGLVHDIFHGKMEQEDRERALLKFRNGSHRLLITTDLASRGLDIPEIEYVVHYQLPHNEEAFLHRNGRTARMHAKGTAYLILTEDEKLKYLEQEPEIEVLPADLPVPKPAPWVTIYIGAGKKDKINKVDIVGLLLQKGELAKEDLGLIEVLDHSSYAAVKRNRAKRTVELLKAEKIKNKKVKIEISI
- a CDS encoding DoxX family protein, producing the protein MKKINIIYWISNGLLMALMLSSAIPGVMGTADSQAFVVTHLHYPTYFGALLGAAKILGVIALIIPGYPTIKEWAYAGFAFDLMFALSSFIPVGDPFKGWAPFIVFFALFIISYTYYRKRITAKAAGIS
- a CDS encoding MATE family efflux transporter; this translates as MNEYTSTHKIKRFFSLLKQAIAGSEQDYTTGSIRKAVFLLAIPMIMEMMMESVFAVVDIFFVGKLGNEAVATVGLTESVLSLVYSVAIGLSMAATALVARRVGEKNLSEAAHAGMQTIVFAIGLSVIIAATGVYAAEDILRLMGANKKMIADNIVYTRIMFGGNIVIMLLFLINGIFRGAGDASIAMRSLWIANICNIILCPLLIYGWGPVPALGLKGAAIATTFGRGIGVLYQLYRLFIRKGLLNFYAHQLRPSRVLLLQIVKIGSTGTIQFLVSSASWIFLARLMADFHEAAMAGYQVSIRLLIFFLLPAWGMSNAAATLTGQNLGAGKPERAEQSVWTTAGYTMIFMVCVSLFFFLFGTPVVNFMNSDPLARHYAIQSLRIISLGYVFFGIEMVMMNAFNGAGDTRTPTYVNLIAFWLFQIPLAFFLSKYYIKEPKGVFYAILVSQVVAAALSYFLFKKGSWKTVKV
- a CDS encoding YhcH/YjgK/YiaL family protein; this translates as MNFRILLLVSFFSFSSFRSFAQEQAKNSWTEKSAMEWINKNEWKNGFKPDLNPSVNKVAFAEQYHKNQPLWEKAFAFLRDSDLTTLKPGKYPIDGTNVFATVTEAPSKEFEHSAWESHRNYIDLQYVIKGQETIGVATLAKATVTKPYSEEKDSANYNAEGQYYIATPAAFFLFFPSDVHRPNIKVAGFDLVKKIVIKIKMAN
- the kduI gene encoding 5-dehydro-4-deoxy-D-glucuronate isomerase, translated to MKVLHSVHPEDFKTYDTALIRERFLIDGTVQTDVINCVYTHYDRMIVGTANPVNGELMLENYSNLKADCFLERREIGIINVAGDGTIIADGQAYELKKFDCLYIGKGVKQVLFSSKSSMHPAVFYMLSAPAHKAYPTTFMAISDAAKVEAGDVATANLRTINKYIHADGIKSCQLVMGLTILKPGSVWNTMPPHTHDRRMEAYFYFDLPEGQKIVHYMGEGKETRHIMVNNYDAVVSPPWSIHAGSGTSNYNFIWGMAGENLDYTDMDAISISDLR
- a CDS encoding SDR family oxidoreductase; translation: MSDKFSLSGKVIVVTGGTGILGNAFVNGIVEAGGTVGILGRNQAVAEERAATINANGGKAIALVADVMKIDELVAAKTKIIDTYGRIDGLVNGAGGNMPQGVLQPEEDIFSMNLQGMKEVLDLNLWGTINPTQVFGDAIAKTGKGSIVNISSMNSKRAITKVLGYNMGKAAVDCYNQWFAVELANRYGDAIRMNALAPGFFLTEQNRNLLTLPEGGYTDRGSKVIRNTPFKRFGHPDELIGAIVWLLSDASAFVTGSMICVDGGFSIFGGV
- a CDS encoding serine hydrolase domain-containing protein, whose amino-acid sequence is MMNKWRFLLLPVLFFNLNAFSQGNILLLGNPAAEKVSAERLQRLDRLIKQYVDSGWVVGADAFIARNGKIIYNKSFGMADAEKKVPMQTDHIFRIASQTKAITSVAVMMLYEEGKFLLDDPISKYIPSFAHPKVLAAFNPKDSSYTTVAARREITIRDLLTHTSGIDYAQIGSANMRAIYAKNGIYAGFVYDKRLLADAINKLGTLPLVHQPGERFTYGLNIDVLGYLVEKLSGKSLDQFFKERIFNPLGMNDTYFYLPPEKYSRLVPVYTTGKLNRLVKADGNTFPGVNWDYPKTAGTYYAGGAGLSSTTKDYAAFLQMMLNGGVYNGHRLLARHTVEIMTMNQIGNLNLDRNKFGLGFELATKDGQAKLGQTEGSFSWGGFYGTVYWADPKERMVCLLYVQEWPYPHGELSDKFKVLVYSALE
- a CDS encoding Gfo/Idh/MocA family protein; translation: MLNRRTFIKTTSIAGTTFLLAPQLGKAAGFFKGSPNEKVVLGMMGTHSRGLYLAQNFAKIPNTEIGFVCDVDSKVVESTIADIYKRTGKKPEGFTDIRKLLEKKDVDAIVIAAPDHWHAPAAIMACQAGKDVYVEKPCSHNPHEGELLVAASKKYNRLVQMGSQRRSFNNVQQMIKELHSGVIGRAYYAKGWYTNHRESIGIGKQVAVPSNLNYELWQGPAPRRAYQDNLIHYNWHWFWNWGTGEALNNGTHELDVIRWGLGVDFPDKVVSTGGRFHFKDDWQTPDTQNILYNFPNNTAAEWEGRSCNGYNMEGLGRGVIFYGDKGTLFYTGGNGYKIYDGDNKLVREVKDDVPVDATNKVSPTEALDGMHMKNFIESVQGKAKLNCPIETGFKSTLLPQLGNISYRMDRVLHINPENGHIMNDLEAMKLWSREYQKGWEPKV
- a CDS encoding 3-keto-disaccharide hydrolase, yielding MKKSISIFAAIIIAYILTAPVIAAAQSTPGLFDGKTLKGWKRMAGTADYKVENGAIVGTTVLNSGNTFLVTEKEYGDFILELDTKIESTLSNSGVQTRSHYDPAGNNGKGKVYGRQFEIDPSDRKWSGGIYDEGRRDWLYPLDLHAKAKDVFKVGEYNHVRIECIGNEMRTWINGVAIADVVDTVDSKGFIGLQVHAVSKEEQAGKKVYFKNLRIQTKNLKRALFPKDIYTVNLFPNSLSASEKAGGWKLLYDGHTANGWRGATLTAFPAHGWEYSNGVMHVLPSAGKEESGGGDVVTDDLYGAFDLSFEFKLTPGANSGVKYFVTLSEQTKGSAIGLEYQVLDDKLHPDAKLGRDGDRTLSSLYDLIPAKKQERFVHPIGAWNTGRVVVYPNNHVEHYLNGVKVLEYDRGSDEFRKLVAISKYVVWKNFGEAKEGHLLLQDHGNEVFFRSIKVKRL